CCCAACTATCCTCGGAAATTCTTTGAAGGGCTGTTGGCTTCGGAGCCGGAACGCTGCGTCTGCCAACTCGTTCGGTGCGGGGAGCGGCCGGTCGCGGGGTTGCTCACCTTTCTGCATCGCGACACCGTCATGCCGTACTTCGCGGGCATCGACGAGCGCCGCGAGATCTACGGCCTCTCGCACTATCTCTACGCCGAATCGATGCGCTGGGGCGTTCAGCAAGGGTTTGCCCGCTACGACTTCGGGCGCAGCCGGATCGACAATGCGGGCGCCTACGACTTCAAGCGACTGTGCGGCTTTGAGCCACAGCCTTTGGAGTACCAGACCTACATCGCGCCGGGTCGTAGCGCGCCGGATCTCGCCGCCGGATCCCCGCGTTGGGCGATGGCTCGACGGATGTGGAAACATCTTCCGCTGGCGGTCGCACGACCGTTAGGCGGGTGGCTGGCTCGGTCCATCCCCGGTTGATTCGGAGTATCCCCAGCGTGCATTCACGGCAGAACATCCTCTTCCTGACGCATCGCGTCCCTTTTCCCTCGAACAAGGGCGACAAGATCCGCACGTTTCACCAGATGGAGTATCTGGCCGCGCGGCACAACGTCTACTGCGCGTGCTTTGTCGATCGGCCCGCCGATAGGGTCCACGCCATCGCCCTTCGCCAATGGTGTAAGGGCGTTATCGCCATCCCGTGGGACCGACGAACGGCTATTCGCCGCGCCGTGAAGGGATTTTGGAAAGGGCGCAGCCTGACGTGCGCCGCGTACGACGATCCCACGATGTGGCATCACCTGCGGGAGTGGGCGCGCGCTATTCAGTTTGACGCCGTGACAGCATTCTCGGGGTGCATGGCCCCCTACGCTTGGGCCTTTCCCGCGGGCAGGCGCATCCTGGACCTGTGCGACATCGACAGCCGGAAGTGGCACGACTACGCCGGCGACTCCCTATTTCCGCTTTCTACCGCCTACCGCGCCGAGGGGCGACGACTGGCGGCCTTTGAGCGGCGGTGCGCCGATCATTTTGATTCCACGATCGTGGCGACACCGCGCGAGCGCGAGTTGATCGACCCAGAACAACGCCAGCGGACGTTGTATATCGTTCCGAATGGAGTCGACCTCCCGGCCCTCCCGCCGGAACCTCCCTCGGCCAATCCACCGATCGTGACCTTTGTCGGTGCGATGAACTATCGGCCCAATGTCGATGGCGTGCTCTGGTTTGTCCGGCGTGTCTGGCCGCGTATTGTGCAGGCGACGCCTGACGCGCGGTTTGTGATGGTCGGTGCAGACCCTGCCCTCCTTGTCCGCCGTCTTTCCCGGTTTAAGAACATCGTCGTCACCGGCGAAGTGCCTGGCGTGCAACCCTACCTGCGCGCCTCACGCGTCGTCATCGCCCCGATGCCGATCGTTCGCGGCATCCCCAACAAAGTGCTCGAGGCCATGGCCATGGCGCGGCCGGTTGTCGGGACACCCGGCGTCGCGGCCGCGTTGGGTGCGCAGTCGGGCCGGCACCTGATGACCGGCGAGTCGCCTGAGGCGTTCGCCGACCATGTGATAGCCCTGCTGACCGATAGCAAACAATGCGACCGGATCGCCGCCGCCGGCTATCGCTTCGTCGACATTCACTACTGCTGGAAGGATGCACTGACGGATTATGAACGCGCCGTCGCAGGGCCGGCGATC
Above is a window of Phycisphaerae bacterium DNA encoding:
- a CDS encoding TIGR03087 family PEP-CTERM/XrtA system glycosyltransferase, which encodes MHSRQNILFLTHRVPFPSNKGDKIRTFHQMEYLAARHNVYCACFVDRPADRVHAIALRQWCKGVIAIPWDRRTAIRRAVKGFWKGRSLTCAAYDDPTMWHHLREWARAIQFDAVTAFSGCMAPYAWAFPAGRRILDLCDIDSRKWHDYAGDSLFPLSTAYRAEGRRLAAFERRCADHFDSTIVATPRERELIDPEQRQRTLYIVPNGVDLPALPPEPPSANPPIVTFVGAMNYRPNVDGVLWFVRRVWPRIVQATPDARFVMVGADPALLVRRLSRFKNIVVTGEVPGVQPYLRASRVVIAPMPIVRGIPNKVLEAMAMARPVVGTPGVAAALGAQSGRHLMTGESPEAFADHVIALLTDSKQCDRIAAAGYRFVDIHYCWKDALTDYERAVAGPAISAARPSVLLQRASNSARSAVGVR